In a genomic window of Raphanus sativus cultivar WK10039 unplaced genomic scaffold, ASM80110v3 Scaffold3971, whole genome shotgun sequence:
- the LOC130507069 gene encoding uncharacterized protein LOC130507069, with amino-acid sequence MSEELPKRIFNEGDEPQVTQINNNCRIDYIIKKFEKWIPKEFADVKKDPFFSQVFKLHENGLGYSARVIHSILCREFLTYMMHELWFVFARRPHRFSLQEFHAVTGFECRTSLSLKIDLEDYAYDGGFWSKVLKRKDESITLFNLWNKDKVVVMKWKNADRIRLIYLAIILCVVLARDEKANIPLKYITLVMDLEKFRKYPWGVAAYDLLCSSIAKNRHKLKEKTTSYVLDGFSYALQIWAMEAVPKIGKLCGKKLDKSFANGPRCINWRGAAKVSYDEINRLEQIFTAEDVSYPYISWEGNMVVIQSQEFRRDDDVEDDRINVVMELIRAKHDFSEHIWNLKKLRFL; translated from the exons ATGTCTGAGGAGCTACCAAAGAGGATTTTTAATGAGGGCGACGAGCCCCAAGTAACTCAGATCAATAACAACTGCAGGATCGACTACATTATCAAGAAGTTCGAGAAGTGGATACCAAAGGAGTTTGCTGATGTGAAGAAAGATCCGTTTTTCTCTCAGGTTTTCAAGCTTCATGAGAATGGTCTTGGCTACTCCGCGAGAGTGATACACAGCATCTTGTGCAGGGAGTTTCTGACTTACATGATGCACGAGCTGTGGTTTGTTTTCGCGCGAAGGCCACATCGATTTTCACTCCAAGAGTTCCACGCAGTGACCGGGTTTGAGTGCAGGACTAGTCTTTCACTTAAGATTGACTTAGAAGACTATGCATATGACGGTGGTTTCTGGAGCAAGGTCTTGAAGAGGAAAGATGAATCCATTACACTCTTCAACTTGTGGAATAAGGACAAGGTAGTTGTGATGAAGTGGAAGAATGCAGATCGCATTAGACTGATCTACTTGGCCATCATTCTCTGTGTGGTTTTGGCGAGAGATGAGAAGGCCAATATACCCCTCAAATACATCACACTGGTCATGGATCTCGAGAAGTTTCGGAAGTATCCTTGGGGAGTTGCGGCTTACGACCTTCTCTGCAGTTCGATAGCCAAAAACCGTCACAAACTTAAGGAGAAGACAACAAGTTATGTGTTAGATGGATTCTCCTACGCCTTGCAGATTTGGGCTATGGAAGCTGTACCAAAGATTGGGAAGCTTTGTGGAAAGAAACTGGACAAAAGCTTTGCTAATGGTCCTAGATGCATCAACTGGAGGGGAGCTGCAAAGGTTTCATATGATGAGATCAATAGGCTGGAGCAAATCTTTACAGCAGAG GATGTCAGCTACCCATACATCTCATGGGAAGGGAATATGGTTGTAATCCAAAGTCAGGAATTTCGCAGAGATGATGATGTCGAGGATGACAGGATCAATGTTGTGATGGAGTTGATACGAGCTAAGCATGACTTCAGTGAGCATATTTGGAATTTGAAGAAACTGAGGTTTCTTTAG